A region from the Natronomonas salsuginis genome encodes:
- the yqeC gene encoding selenium cofactor biosynthesis protein YqeC has protein sequence MDLRDAFGPSGVVSIVGAGGKKSTLYALASELERAVVTATVRIPVFDDRVERLVVTGDPARTVRTNDAWPLGVVPGRDDDRERYLGYDLETVDVLASATDAPILLKADGARTRWLKAPNDDEPQIPSTTDLVIPVASARVVGESLDARRVHRPERVAAITGRTVGESVRAEDLVTVLTHDRGGLKHVPSDARVVPLINMVDDETLVSTGREVATELLSHPRIDRVVLGRMDRGRAVDVVE, from the coding sequence ATGGACCTCCGGGACGCGTTCGGCCCGAGCGGCGTCGTCTCGATCGTCGGAGCGGGCGGGAAGAAATCGACGCTGTACGCGCTCGCCTCGGAGTTGGAGCGCGCCGTCGTCACCGCGACGGTCCGAATTCCCGTCTTCGACGATCGAGTCGAGCGGCTCGTGGTCACAGGCGACCCCGCGCGAACCGTCCGGACGAACGACGCGTGGCCCCTCGGCGTCGTTCCCGGACGTGACGACGACCGCGAGCGGTACCTCGGATACGATCTCGAAACAGTCGACGTGCTTGCGTCGGCGACCGACGCGCCCATTTTGCTCAAAGCTGACGGAGCGCGAACCCGGTGGCTCAAAGCGCCCAACGACGACGAGCCGCAGATCCCGTCGACGACCGACCTCGTGATTCCGGTCGCGAGCGCTCGAGTCGTTGGGGAGTCACTCGACGCGCGGCGCGTCCATCGCCCCGAGCGCGTCGCGGCGATCACCGGACGAACGGTCGGTGAGTCGGTTCGTGCTGAGGATCTGGTCACGGTGTTGACGCACGATCGAGGCGGTCTGAAACACGTTCCGTCGGACGCTCGGGTCGTCCCGCTGATAAACATGGTCGACGATGAGACGCTGGTATCGACGGGGCGTGAGGTCGCTACCGAGCTTCTCTCGCACCCACGGATCGACCGGGTCGTACTCGGACGGATGGATCGAGGACGAGCGGTCGATGTCGTCGAATAG
- the mobA gene encoding molybdenum cofactor guanylyltransferase — MTRRSGVIVAGGRSVRMGEPEKTVVSVAGTPLIRRVADRLAAVTDELIVNCRDDQREAIAEALDGLDVETRFAVDDVPDRGPVAGIERGLEAVETEYAVVVAADMPFLDPDLITHLFERATGHDVAIPRPDEWFEPLHAVYRAEPAVEACDRALQHENPRIIEPISSLDRVVVARDELLEYGSLDSFDSVDTPEDVMWADGRLS; from the coding sequence ATGACTCGACGGAGTGGCGTAATCGTCGCCGGCGGACGGTCGGTGCGAATGGGCGAACCTGAAAAGACGGTCGTGAGCGTCGCCGGCACACCGTTGATACGACGCGTCGCGGATCGGCTGGCCGCGGTGACCGACGAACTGATCGTCAATTGTCGCGACGACCAGCGCGAAGCGATCGCCGAGGCGCTCGACGGACTCGACGTAGAGACGCGATTCGCCGTGGACGACGTTCCCGACCGCGGCCCCGTCGCCGGTATCGAGCGGGGGCTCGAAGCCGTCGAAACCGAGTACGCCGTCGTCGTCGCCGCCGACATGCCGTTTCTCGATCCCGACCTCATCACGCACCTCTTCGAGCGTGCGACCGGACACGACGTGGCCATCCCGCGGCCGGATGAGTGGTTCGAGCCGCTCCACGCCGTGTATCGGGCAGAACCGGCCGTCGAAGCGTGTGACCGAGCGTTACAGCACGAAAATCCGCGGATCATCGAGCCGATTTCGTCGCTCGACCGAGTGGTCGTCGCTCGCGATGAACTGCTCGAATACGGCTCACTCGACAGTTTCGACAGCGTCGACACCCCCGAAGACGTCATGTGGGCCGACGGTCGGCTGTCGTAG
- the fdhF gene encoding formate dehydrogenase subunit alpha, with amino-acid sequence MSADEPVDAPMPGVPELNDSRSGTPLTETFRSGTASDPPRPERRDDRRPGADAPVTLTVDGETVVVPSDATLLDAIETAGRDVPALCHYDRNTEAAEEIGPRSTCRTCVVHLDGEGIVAACSTPATDGAVVDTEAPAAAEARSVNLDLVLSDHNLRCTTCGKNGRCELQDTAIEAGVSHPRYGVFDDRDAYEPLDATAAIYIDRNKCILCNRCVDACNDVQVEGVLRLEGSGEDTRIGFQTDAETMADSECVSCGHCATVCPTGSLVEDGLVDATTLPLPGFTQRNSVGSELRSERDRKRDAEAGEPAPTGVAGFMHRAKDTVGSIARAAGDRAVKTGEHAAESVAADVFSEGILFGIAKRVGDARLHRLDRTETTCGYCAVGCRFELYSDDERVLGVRATDPDAAPANDFSTCVKGKFGYGFIERDDRLDTPLIRDGDGFREASWAEALDRVASELEGARDDYGPDSIACFASSKCTNEEDYLMQKFARAVLGTKNIDNCARLCHSSTVAALLGTVGYGAMSNSIEDVSNADCYLFSGTNTTESHPVLATKVKRNVRDGAELVVVDPRKVGIAEHADQYLRPKPGYDIAWMNGMARHIIEEGLHDAEFVEANVRDFDALRSKVEPFTPEAVEELTEIPADELTEAAERIATAGSVVFGWAMGLTQHSHGTNNVRAMANLALLTGNVGKPNAGLSPFRGHNNVQGGGGDMGTLPNTLPGYQDVTDEAALDRFEDAWGVRPPDEVGLKVTETFEAIHDGDVRALYVMGENPALSEPDITHAREALDTTDFLVVQDLFMTETAEHADVVLPAAAFAEKSGTFTNTERRVQRVGKALDPPGGARQDWEILQSLADRIDHDGDRWDYRNPTEIFDELTDLTPIYGGMSHERIEREGGIQRPCPDADHPGTRFLYGDGFNFPDGKARFVPADMGEPGELPDEEYPLTLTTGRLLYHFHTGTLTRRVEEITDHAPESFVEIHPETAEALGIDDGETVRVESERGHIDVRATVTDRPGEGVVFVPMHFADGAVNTLTGERYDPTSGIPEYKIASVRIDPIEADEAGADGS; translated from the coding sequence ATGAGCGCCGACGAGCCAGTCGACGCGCCGATGCCGGGCGTTCCGGAACTCAACGACTCCCGCTCGGGAACGCCGCTGACGGAGACGTTCCGGTCGGGGACCGCATCCGACCCGCCGCGGCCCGAGCGCCGGGACGACCGGCGTCCGGGAGCCGACGCCCCGGTCACGCTCACCGTCGACGGCGAGACGGTCGTCGTCCCGTCGGATGCGACGCTGCTGGATGCGATCGAAACCGCCGGACGAGACGTGCCCGCGCTCTGTCACTACGACCGCAACACCGAGGCCGCCGAGGAGATCGGCCCGCGATCGACCTGCCGAACCTGCGTCGTCCACCTCGACGGCGAGGGTATCGTCGCGGCCTGTTCGACCCCGGCGACGGACGGCGCGGTCGTCGACACCGAAGCCCCGGCGGCCGCGGAGGCGCGGTCGGTCAACCTCGATCTCGTCCTCTCGGATCACAACCTCCGCTGTACGACTTGCGGGAAGAACGGGCGATGCGAACTGCAGGACACGGCGATCGAGGCGGGCGTCTCACACCCCAGATACGGCGTCTTCGACGACCGCGACGCGTACGAACCGCTCGACGCGACGGCCGCGATCTACATTGACCGCAACAAGTGTATCCTCTGTAACCGCTGCGTCGACGCCTGCAACGACGTGCAGGTCGAGGGCGTCCTTCGCCTCGAAGGTTCGGGGGAGGACACGCGGATCGGCTTTCAGACCGACGCCGAGACGATGGCCGATTCGGAGTGTGTCTCCTGTGGGCACTGCGCCACGGTGTGTCCGACCGGCAGCCTCGTCGAAGACGGACTCGTCGACGCGACGACGCTGCCGCTGCCGGGATTTACGCAGCGAAATTCAGTCGGAAGCGAACTGCGGTCCGAGCGGGATCGAAAGCGAGACGCCGAGGCCGGCGAGCCGGCCCCTACCGGCGTCGCGGGATTCATGCACCGAGCGAAAGACACCGTGGGATCGATCGCCCGCGCAGCCGGCGATCGCGCCGTCAAAACGGGCGAACACGCCGCCGAGAGCGTCGCCGCCGATGTCTTTTCGGAGGGGATCCTCTTCGGGATCGCAAAGCGTGTCGGCGACGCCAGGCTGCACCGACTCGATCGGACCGAGACGACCTGCGGGTACTGTGCGGTCGGCTGTCGGTTCGAACTCTACAGCGACGACGAGCGGGTTCTCGGAGTGCGGGCGACCGATCCCGACGCCGCCCCCGCAAATGACTTCTCGACCTGCGTGAAGGGGAAGTTCGGCTACGGGTTCATCGAGCGGGACGACCGGCTCGACACGCCGCTGATACGCGACGGCGACGGCTTCCGCGAGGCATCGTGGGCTGAAGCACTCGACAGGGTGGCGTCGGAACTCGAAGGGGCGCGAGACGACTACGGTCCCGACTCGATCGCCTGCTTCGCCTCCTCGAAGTGCACGAACGAGGAGGACTACCTAATGCAGAAGTTCGCCCGCGCGGTGCTCGGGACGAAGAACATCGACAACTGCGCGCGGCTGTGTCACTCCTCGACGGTGGCGGCGCTCCTCGGTACCGTCGGCTACGGCGCGATGTCCAACAGCATCGAGGACGTCTCGAACGCCGACTGCTACCTGTTCTCTGGGACGAACACGACGGAATCACACCCCGTGTTGGCGACGAAGGTGAAACGGAACGTCCGCGACGGCGCGGAGCTCGTCGTCGTCGATCCGCGGAAGGTCGGGATCGCCGAGCACGCCGACCAGTACCTGCGACCGAAGCCCGGCTACGACATCGCCTGGATGAACGGGATGGCTCGCCACATCATCGAGGAAGGCCTTCACGACGCCGAGTTCGTCGAGGCGAACGTCCGCGACTTCGACGCGCTCCGATCGAAAGTCGAGCCGTTCACGCCTGAAGCGGTCGAGGAACTGACCGAGATTCCGGCCGACGAACTGACCGAGGCCGCGGAACGGATCGCGACCGCAGGTTCGGTCGTCTTCGGGTGGGCAATGGGGCTCACACAGCACTCTCACGGCACGAACAACGTCCGGGCGATGGCGAACCTCGCGTTGCTCACGGGCAACGTCGGGAAGCCAAACGCCGGCCTCTCGCCGTTCCGCGGGCACAATAACGTCCAGGGCGGCGGCGGGGACATGGGAACGCTGCCGAACACACTGCCCGGGTACCAGGACGTGACCGACGAGGCGGCGCTGGATCGGTTCGAGGACGCGTGGGGCGTTCGACCGCCGGACGAGGTCGGTCTGAAGGTCACGGAGACGTTCGAAGCGATCCACGACGGCGACGTTCGCGCCCTCTACGTGATGGGCGAGAATCCGGCGCTCTCGGAGCCCGATATCACGCACGCCCGTGAGGCGCTCGACACGACCGACTTCCTCGTCGTGCAGGACCTGTTCATGACCGAGACGGCTGAACACGCCGACGTCGTCCTACCGGCCGCCGCGTTCGCGGAGAAATCGGGGACGTTCACCAACACCGAGCGACGGGTCCAGCGGGTCGGCAAGGCGCTCGACCCGCCGGGAGGCGCGCGGCAGGACTGGGAGATCCTCCAGTCGCTCGCCGACCGGATCGACCACGACGGCGATCGTTGGGACTATCGGAATCCGACGGAGATATTCGACGAGCTGACCGACCTCACGCCGATCTACGGCGGAATGAGCCACGAACGGATCGAGCGCGAGGGCGGGATTCAGCGGCCCTGTCCGGACGCGGATCATCCGGGGACGCGGTTCCTCTACGGGGACGGCTTCAACTTCCCCGACGGGAAGGCGCGGTTCGTCCCCGCCGACATGGGCGAACCGGGCGAACTCCCCGACGAGGAGTACCCGCTGACGCTGACGACGGGGCGGCTGCTGTATCACTTCCACACGGGGACGCTCACCCGTCGCGTCGAGGAGATCACGGACCACGCTCCCGAGAGCTTCGTCGAGATCCACCCCGAGACGGCGGAGGCGTTGGGCATCGACGACGGCGAGACGGTCCGCGTCGAATCCGAGCGCGGGCACATCGACGTGCGAGCAACCGTCACGGATCGCCCCGGGGAGGGCGTCGTCTTCGTCCCGATGCACTTCGCAGACGGAGCGGTCAACACGCTGACCGGCGAGCGGTACGATCCGACGAGCGGGATCCCCGAGTACAAGATCGCGAGCGTGCGGATCGATCCGATCGAAGCCGACGAAGCCGGAGCAGACGGATCATGA